A single genomic interval of Shewanella psychropiezotolerans harbors:
- a CDS encoding MBL fold metallo-hydrolase, translating into MKYQIIPVTPFQQNCSLIWCDKTKAAAVVDPGGDMDRILTEVDKLGVKLEKVLLTHGHIDHVGAAKKLSEHAGIPIIGPHKADSFWLENLAEQSKHFGFVHCEPFAPTQYLESGDTVTLGALTLEVLHCPGHTPGHIVFFSASSCTAWVGDVLFHGSIGRTDFPQSNHQDLIHSITQTLWPLGRDVEFIPGHGPISTFGTERDQNPFVADQLFS; encoded by the coding sequence ATGAAGTACCAGATTATCCCAGTCACCCCATTTCAGCAAAATTGCAGCCTTATCTGGTGTGACAAAACTAAGGCCGCAGCCGTAGTGGATCCTGGCGGAGATATGGACCGAATATTGACTGAGGTGGACAAGCTTGGGGTTAAGCTGGAAAAAGTACTATTGACCCATGGTCATATCGATCACGTAGGTGCGGCTAAGAAACTATCCGAGCATGCTGGCATACCTATCATAGGTCCGCACAAGGCCGATAGTTTCTGGTTAGAGAATCTAGCAGAGCAAAGCAAGCATTTTGGATTTGTGCATTGTGAGCCATTCGCGCCGACGCAATATCTTGAAAGCGGTGATACCGTGACCTTAGGTGCTTTGACGTTAGAGGTGCTGCATTGTCCGGGGCACACACCGGGCCACATAGTGTTTTTCTCGGCCAGCAGCTGTACTGCATGGGTGGGTGATGTGTTGTTTCATGGCTCAATTGGTCGCACCGACTTTCCTCAGTCAAATCATCAAGACTTGATCCATTCAATTACCCAAACCCTTTGGCCATTGGGCCGTGATGTGGAGTTTATTCCTGGTCATGGTCCCATTTCGACGTTCGGCACTGAGCGAGATCAAAATCCTTTCGTGGCAGATCAGCTGTTTAGCTAA
- a CDS encoding XdhC family protein has product MSHHIEDILSHWQSAPTDDWVLAIITRVQGSSYRKPGAMMLFHPLGRAIGMLSGGCLEGDLRRHAQMAIQKRQAMLVQYDASDETDASYHLGCGGIVDLMLVPLSRDNHYLHFHQLAEQLHKGESFFYQLTLPRRDTDLANVSAKIVEYCDAAFSVDNFTRAGILQTDRSELVVPMRPRFRIAIFGGGLDAQPMVSMALNLGWQIDLIDERASYARNYDFPGAKIFKHSIDDLPDNFADNLDGVIIMQHNLELDAKALVFACQVSENILYVALLGPAHRRDKVLKKSGLSLADFSCPFAAPAGIALGGELPESVALSILSQCHGVFHKAEQVSLDKVML; this is encoded by the coding sequence ATGTCCCATCATATCGAAGATATTCTCTCCCATTGGCAGTCTGCGCCAACCGATGACTGGGTGCTGGCCATCATTACTCGAGTACAAGGTTCTTCTTACCGTAAACCCGGTGCCATGATGCTGTTTCACCCCTTGGGGCGTGCGATTGGTATGCTTAGTGGTGGCTGCTTAGAGGGTGACTTGAGACGCCATGCACAGATGGCGATACAGAAAAGGCAAGCCATGCTGGTGCAATATGATGCCAGCGATGAAACCGATGCGAGTTATCACTTAGGTTGCGGTGGCATCGTAGATCTCATGTTAGTGCCACTGAGCCGAGATAACCATTATCTGCATTTTCATCAGCTTGCCGAGCAGTTACATAAAGGTGAGTCCTTCTTTTATCAATTGACTCTGCCCAGAAGAGATACTGATCTGGCTAATGTCAGCGCTAAAATTGTCGAGTATTGCGATGCCGCATTTTCTGTCGATAACTTTACGCGAGCAGGGATCTTGCAAACCGATAGAAGCGAGCTGGTCGTGCCCATGCGGCCCAGGTTTAGGATTGCCATATTTGGTGGCGGTTTAGATGCCCAGCCTATGGTGTCGATGGCGCTTAATCTAGGCTGGCAGATTGATCTTATTGATGAAAGAGCCAGTTATGCCAGAAATTATGATTTTCCTGGAGCCAAAATATTTAAGCATTCGATAGACGATCTACCTGATAACTTCGCTGATAATTTAGATGGAGTCATTATCATGCAGCACAACCTTGAGTTAGATGCCAAGGCATTAGTATTTGCCTGCCAGGTTTCAGAAAATATTCTGTATGTGGCGTTATTGGGGCCAGCTCATAGGCGAGATAAAGTATTGAAAAAATCTGGGTTGTCGCTAGCTGATTTTAGCTGCCCGTTTGCGGCACCCGCAGGTATTGCCCTGGGAGGGGAGCTTCCCGAATCTGTGGCCTTGAGCATCTTGTCTCAGTGCCATGGTGTATTTCATAAAGCAGAGCAGGTCTCTCTCGATAAGGTAATGCTATGA
- a CDS encoding (2Fe-2S)-binding protein, with translation MSDTDLTLKINGKLFQVDADPKMPVLWAVRDMLGLTGTKYGCGAGLCGACTIHVDGKPARACLTSLSQVQGKELTTIEGLEADKLKQAWTEHKVPQCGYCQSGQLMSAAALLSQNRKPSDSDIDEAMAGNICRCGTYTRIKSAIKSASGQQTFAQHSDVKSDEQEVTA, from the coding sequence ATGTCTGATACCGATCTGACACTGAAAATTAATGGCAAGCTGTTCCAGGTGGACGCCGATCCTAAGATGCCAGTCTTGTGGGCCGTGCGTGATATGCTGGGCCTGACCGGTACTAAATATGGTTGCGGTGCGGGCCTTTGCGGCGCTTGTACTATTCACGTTGACGGTAAGCCTGCTCGAGCTTGCTTAACCAGTTTGAGCCAAGTGCAAGGCAAAGAGCTAACTACCATAGAAGGCCTTGAGGCGGATAAGCTCAAGCAAGCATGGACGGAGCATAAGGTCCCCCAATGTGGTTACTGTCAATCCGGGCAGTTGATGTCGGCGGCGGCGCTGTTAAGCCAAAACCGCAAGCCCAGCGATAGCGATATCGATGAAGCTATGGCGGGGAACATTTGTCGTTGTGGCACGTATACCCGCATCAAATCAGCCATTAAATCAGCTTCCGGTCAGCAAACTTTTGCACAGCATAGCGATGTGAAAAGTGATGAGCAGGAGGTGACCGCATGA